One Brumimicrobium sp. DNA window includes the following coding sequences:
- the nusA gene encoding transcription termination factor NusA, producing the protein MDSLNLIESFTEFKEFKSIDRQTMMRVLEDVFRSILKKKYGTDEHCDIIINLDKGDFEIWVNKEIVPDGEVEDENIEIAYSKAVKIEPDFEVGEEVSEEIKFEDFGRRNILSIRQNLISKIMELEKDQLYKLYKDRIGEIMTGEVYQVWKKEILILDDDGNELILPKSEQIPSDYFKKGEPIRAVVAKVDMRNSTPVIILSRTAPEFLERLFELEVPEVFDGLITIKKIVRVPGERAKVAVESYDDRIDPVGACVGMKGSRIHGIVRELRNENIDVINYTNNIQLYIQRALSPAKISSVEINEEEKKADVYLKNDQVSLAIGKGGFNIKLASRLTGYEIDVYREGAEDVEDVDLEEFADEIDSWIIDELKAIGCDSAKSVLELSIEELVHRTDLEEETVKEVLKILSAEFE; encoded by the coding sequence ATGGATAGTTTAAATCTAATTGAATCTTTTACAGAATTCAAAGAATTCAAAAGCATTGATCGTCAGACAATGATGCGTGTGTTAGAGGATGTATTCCGTTCTATTTTAAAGAAAAAATATGGAACTGATGAGCATTGTGATATCATTATCAACCTTGATAAGGGCGATTTTGAAATTTGGGTTAACAAAGAAATTGTACCAGATGGAGAAGTAGAGGATGAGAACATAGAAATCGCATATTCTAAAGCTGTGAAAATTGAACCTGATTTTGAAGTTGGGGAAGAAGTGTCTGAGGAAATTAAATTTGAAGATTTTGGAAGAAGAAATATTCTTTCTATTCGCCAAAATCTAATTTCTAAGATTATGGAATTAGAAAAAGACCAGCTTTATAAACTTTATAAAGATAGAATCGGTGAAATTATGACAGGAGAAGTTTATCAAGTTTGGAAAAAAGAAATTCTTATCTTGGATGATGATGGCAATGAATTGATTTTACCAAAATCTGAGCAAATTCCTTCAGATTACTTTAAGAAGGGAGAACCTATTAGAGCAGTAGTAGCTAAAGTGGACATGCGTAATAGTACTCCAGTGATTATATTATCTCGTACAGCTCCAGAATTCTTAGAAAGATTATTTGAATTAGAGGTTCCGGAAGTATTTGATGGATTAATTACTATTAAGAAAATTGTACGTGTACCTGGAGAAAGAGCTAAAGTTGCGGTTGAATCTTATGATGATAGAATTGATCCAGTAGGAGCATGTGTGGGTATGAAAGGATCTAGAATTCATGGTATTGTACGAGAATTGCGTAATGAGAATATAGATGTGATTAACTATACAAACAATATTCAGTTGTATATCCAAAGAGCATTATCACCTGCAAAAATATCTTCTGTAGAAATTAATGAGGAGGAAAAGAAAGCAGATGTATATTTAAAAAATGATCAAGTTTCTTTAGCAATTGGTAAGGGAGGATTCAATATTAAATTAGCTTCTCGTTTAACTGGATACGAAATAGACGTTTATAGAGAAGGAGCTGAGGATGTTGAAGACGTTGATTTAGAAGAATTTGCAGATGAGATTGACAGCTGGATCATTGATGAATTAAAAGCGATTGGTTGTGACTCAGCTAAATCTGTATTAGAATTAAGCATAGAAGAATTAGTACACAGAACAGACTTAGAAGAAGAAACTGTGAAGGAAGTACTTAAAATATTATCTGCAGAGTTTGAATAG
- the rnc gene encoding ribonuclease III, translating into MIQWFSFRRQVKNPNDLKLIRFLIKHFGYRPKDIELFKRALTHKSIANTHEGMIPNERLEFLGDTILDAIMADFLFHKFPHEDEGYLTKVKSKIVSRASLTNIAQSMHLADHLIYQKGRNIRVETLEGNALEAVIGAIYLDGGYDETKRSINKYLLRLHVDLPTLLEKEIDFKSKLFIWCQKNKLNIEFRPLKEELLGDSWNYEVEIFINSVPYGRGSGSSKKNAEQAASKETLDLIGS; encoded by the coding sequence GTGATACAATGGTTTTCTTTTAGAAGGCAAGTAAAAAATCCAAACGATTTAAAACTCATACGATTCCTAATTAAACATTTTGGTTATCGCCCGAAGGATATTGAACTTTTTAAAAGAGCTTTAACACATAAATCTATAGCCAATACACATGAAGGAATGATACCCAACGAACGCTTAGAGTTTTTGGGTGATACCATATTAGATGCTATTATGGCTGATTTTCTCTTTCACAAATTTCCACATGAAGATGAAGGGTATCTTACCAAAGTAAAATCAAAAATTGTAAGTAGAGCCTCTCTAACCAATATTGCACAATCCATGCATTTAGCGGATCATCTGATTTATCAAAAAGGAAGAAATATTCGCGTAGAAACCCTAGAAGGAAATGCTTTAGAAGCAGTTATAGGTGCTATATATTTAGATGGTGGATATGACGAGACAAAGCGTTCTATCAATAAATACCTATTAAGACTCCATGTGGATTTACCTACACTACTTGAAAAAGAAATTGATTTTAAAAGTAAATTATTTATTTGGTGTCAGAAAAATAAATTAAATATAGAATTTCGTCCATTGAAAGAAGAATTGCTAGGAGATTCTTGGAATTATGAAGTTGAAATATTTATTAATTCTGTCCCTTATGGAAGAGGATCAGGTTCTTCTAAGAAAAATGCAGAGCAAGCTGCTTCTAAAGAAACACTCGATTTAATAGGTTCTTAA
- the yihA gene encoding ribosome biogenesis GTP-binding protein YihA/YsxC: MIIHSADFVISNSDIQKCPTPNIPEYAFIGRSNVGKSSLINMLTVKKNLAKTSGKPGKTQLINHFLINKEWYLVDLPGYGFAKTSKSNRYDWTKFIDKYLRTRENLMNVFVLIDSRLEPQKIDLAFMSWCAEKEIPFSIIFTKTDKLSATQLDKNITFYKKEMLKDWEVMPDYFISSSTNGKGREEVLQFIDQINLSF; this comes from the coding sequence ATGATTATCCATTCGGCAGATTTCGTAATTAGTAATTCAGACATTCAAAAGTGTCCTACACCTAACATACCTGAGTATGCTTTTATCGGCAGATCCAATGTGGGGAAATCTTCTTTGATTAATATGCTAACTGTGAAAAAGAATTTAGCTAAAACATCTGGCAAACCTGGTAAAACTCAATTAATCAATCATTTTTTAATCAATAAAGAATGGTATCTAGTTGATTTGCCGGGGTATGGTTTTGCTAAAACTTCTAAATCGAATCGGTATGATTGGACAAAATTTATAGATAAATACCTCCGTACACGAGAGAATCTGATGAATGTGTTTGTGCTTATCGATAGTAGATTAGAACCTCAAAAGATAGATCTTGCATTTATGTCATGGTGTGCCGAGAAAGAAATCCCTTTTTCTATAATTTTTACCAAAACCGATAAACTCTCAGCGACTCAATTGGATAAAAATATTACTTTTTATAAGAAAGAAATGTTAAAAGATTGGGAAGTGATGCCTGATTATTTCATAAGCTCTAGTACAAATGGTAAAGGAAGGGAAGAAGTCCTTCAATTTATTGATCAAATCAACCTATCATTTTAA
- a CDS encoding IS1182 family transposase yields MKPIFKAYSQGQATLFPVSLDSKISQDSPVRLVNQIVDNLDISKVIDTYKGGGTSSYPPRVMLKIVIFAYLSNIYSCRKIEDAVKDRITFMWLAGGLEPDHNTVNRFRSKHLKDTINEIFTQTVTMLVEMGYLSLDIAYIDGTKLESRANRYTFVWRKTVERNKAKLEAKIHQVLKYIEEGIMQDNRPDDEPPTPINSEELKKRIAEINRENRSKAEQKEIKTLENKYLLKLEEYEKHLETLGNRNSYSKTDPDATFMRLKDDHMQNGQLKPAYNLQIGTENQFISHFDFFSNPTDFLTFKPFVTGFRERFSANFDTVLNKAVADSGYGSEENYDFMELNDIDPFVKFPYFHKEQKKAFKNNAFIAQNLFYNSQKDYFVCPMGQHMEKTGEGSRKSDSGFISKVSYYEAKNCKGCPLKCLCYKAKANRRIEINHNLNRHKERVRQLLTSEEGLYHRSKRPIEPESVFGQGKSNKQYYRFRHFGKDLITMDFAIFAIAFNIGKMYKKGKITPKNSQKSADLLKINLVVLIFTQNHKINHAGTTNPKLAA; encoded by the coding sequence ATGAAACCAATTTTCAAAGCGTATAGTCAAGGGCAGGCAACTCTGTTTCCTGTAAGTCTGGATAGCAAAATTTCGCAGGATTCTCCTGTTCGACTTGTCAATCAGATAGTCGATAATCTGGATATTAGTAAGGTTATTGATACTTATAAGGGTGGCGGGACAAGTTCCTATCCGCCTCGGGTAATGCTCAAAATAGTAATTTTTGCCTATTTGAGCAATATCTATTCTTGCCGCAAAATAGAGGACGCTGTAAAAGACAGAATCACTTTTATGTGGCTTGCGGGCGGACTTGAACCCGACCACAACACCGTCAACCGTTTTCGTTCAAAACATTTGAAAGACACTATCAATGAGATATTTACACAGACTGTTACGATGCTGGTGGAAATGGGTTATTTGAGCTTGGATATAGCTTACATTGACGGCACAAAACTGGAATCGCGTGCCAATCGCTATACTTTTGTCTGGCGCAAAACGGTGGAAAGAAACAAGGCAAAACTCGAAGCAAAAATCCATCAAGTGCTGAAATATATCGAAGAAGGTATTATGCAGGATAACCGTCCAGATGATGAGCCGCCCACTCCCATCAACAGCGAGGAACTAAAAAAACGCATAGCAGAGATCAATCGCGAAAACCGTAGCAAAGCAGAACAGAAAGAGATAAAAACACTGGAAAACAAGTATTTGCTAAAATTGGAGGAATATGAAAAACACCTTGAAACACTCGGCAATCGCAATTCTTACAGCAAAACCGACCCCGATGCTACTTTTATGCGCCTGAAAGACGACCACATGCAGAACGGGCAGCTCAAACCCGCTTACAATCTGCAAATTGGTACTGAAAATCAATTTATCAGCCACTTCGATTTTTTCTCCAATCCGACCGATTTTTTAACATTCAAACCCTTTGTAACTGGTTTCAGAGAGCGTTTCAGTGCAAATTTTGATACAGTATTGAACAAGGCAGTTGCCGATTCAGGTTACGGAAGCGAAGAAAATTATGATTTTATGGAACTCAATGACATCGATCCGTTTGTCAAGTTTCCCTATTTTCATAAAGAACAGAAAAAAGCGTTCAAAAACAACGCGTTTATTGCCCAAAATTTATTTTACAACTCTCAAAAAGATTATTTTGTGTGTCCAATGGGGCAACACATGGAAAAAACAGGAGAAGGAAGTCGCAAATCGGACAGTGGTTTTATCTCGAAAGTAAGTTATTATGAGGCAAAAAACTGTAAAGGTTGTCCTCTTAAATGCTTGTGCTACAAAGCAAAAGCTAATCGCCGAATTGAAATTAATCATAACTTGAATCGCCACAAAGAACGGGTCCGGCAACTTTTGACCTCCGAAGAGGGGCTTTATCACAGAAGTAAGCGTCCAATAGAACCTGAGTCGGTGTTTGGACAAGGGAAATCCAACAAACAGTACTACCGCTTTCGACATTTTGGTAAAGATTTGATAACGATGGATTTTGCTATCTTCGCTATTGCCTTCAACATTGGAAAAATGTATAAGAAAGGGAAAATTACGCCCAAAAACAGTCAAAAATCAGCTGATTTGTTAAAAATCAATCTCGTTGTTCTAATTTTTACCCAAAATCATAAAATCAACCATGCTGGAACAACTAATCCAAAGCTGGCTGCTTGA
- a CDS encoding sugar MFS transporter encodes MESHNIQQKSYLIPTVIIGVLFFIFGFVTWMNSTLIPYLQLACQLTTSQAVWVTFAFYISYVVMAFPSSWILNKTGLKKGMMLGLLVMALGAILFIPAAYIRSYTLFLTGLFVIGTGLALLQTASNPYITILGPIESAAKRISIMGVFNKAAGGIAPLVMGSIMLTGVDNFNKELAQLSAAEQVVKLDELASRVIFPYLIITAVLVVLSLAIKFSSLPEINQEQKETETSRDRKSMWSYPYLVIGFLALFLYVGCEVVAGDIIQVYGNSIGIELSVAKHFTTYTMIGMLAGYLIGIVTIPKLIKQENALALATVLGIVFTICAIYTSGITSIFFIALLGFANAPVWPAIWPLALDGLGKHINAGSALLIIGIGGGAILPKIWAMLGESVGFQNAFWLMVPCYLFILFFALYGHKIGKLKEN; translated from the coding sequence ATGGAATCACACAACATACAGCAAAAGTCGTATTTAATACCTACTGTTATTATCGGTGTATTATTCTTCATTTTTGGATTTGTTACATGGATGAATAGCACCTTAATTCCGTATCTACAATTGGCATGTCAGTTAACTACATCACAAGCTGTATGGGTAACTTTTGCTTTTTACATCTCGTACGTGGTAATGGCTTTTCCCTCTTCTTGGATCTTGAATAAAACGGGATTAAAAAAAGGAATGATGCTTGGCTTGCTTGTTATGGCCCTAGGTGCTATTCTGTTTATTCCGGCTGCTTACATACGGTCATATACTTTATTCTTAACTGGACTTTTTGTTATAGGAACTGGTTTAGCATTGTTGCAAACCGCATCCAATCCTTATATTACGATTCTAGGCCCTATTGAAAGTGCTGCAAAACGAATTAGTATTATGGGAGTCTTCAATAAGGCAGCCGGAGGTATAGCTCCTTTAGTGATGGGTTCTATTATGTTGACAGGGGTAGATAATTTTAATAAAGAATTAGCCCAATTATCGGCTGCCGAACAAGTTGTTAAGCTTGATGAATTGGCTTCGAGAGTTATTTTCCCCTATCTAATTATTACTGCTGTGTTGGTTGTCTTGTCATTAGCTATTAAGTTTTCCTCTTTACCTGAAATCAATCAAGAACAAAAGGAAACGGAGACTTCACGAGATAGAAAAAGTATGTGGAGTTATCCTTACTTAGTCATTGGTTTTTTGGCCTTGTTCTTATATGTTGGATGTGAAGTTGTAGCTGGAGATATTATCCAAGTTTATGGAAATTCTATTGGGATAGAATTAAGTGTAGCAAAGCATTTTACAACTTATACTATGATTGGAATGTTAGCCGGTTATTTAATTGGAATTGTAACTATCCCAAAATTAATTAAACAAGAGAATGCACTTGCTTTAGCCACTGTGTTGGGTATTGTTTTCACTATTTGTGCTATTTATACATCCGGTATAACTTCCATCTTCTTTATTGCATTATTAGGATTTGCAAATGCACCTGTTTGGCCCGCTATCTGGCCATTAGCATTAGATGGTCTTGGAAAGCATATTAATGCTGGATCTGCTTTACTTATTATTGGTATTGGGGGAGGAGCGATTCTCCCTAAAATCTGGGCTATGTTAGGTGAATCTGTTGGCTTCCAAAATGCTTTTTGGCTGATGGTTCCATGCTATTTATTCATTCTTTTCTTTGCCCTTTACGGACATAAAATTGGAAAGCTAAAAGAAAATTAA
- a CDS encoding SMR family transporter: MNWILLIIGGLFETGFAISLGKAQITSGKEFWMWIFSFAISVSLSMFLLYKSMGGEHAIPVGTAYAVWGAIGAVGTVILGVILFKEPISFWRIFFLCTLILSIVGLQLVSTGKH; the protein is encoded by the coding sequence ATGAATTGGATACTATTAATCATAGGAGGATTATTTGAAACAGGTTTTGCAATTAGTTTAGGTAAAGCTCAAATAACATCAGGAAAGGAATTTTGGATGTGGATATTTTCTTTTGCCATTAGTGTAAGCTTAAGTATGTTTCTTTTATATAAATCTATGGGAGGTGAGCATGCTATTCCTGTTGGGACGGCTTATGCAGTTTGGGGTGCTATTGGTGCAGTAGGTACAGTCATCTTAGGAGTTATTTTATTTAAGGAACCGATTTCTTTTTGGCGAATTTTCTTCTTATGTACATTAATTCTTTCTATTGTAGGTTTACAATTGGTTAGTACTGGGAAACATTAA
- the rimP gene encoding ribosome assembly cofactor RimP: protein MLEKKKIETLALERMNELDTDLFIVSLSLSASNAIHLEIDKMNGQVTIDDCVSVSRNIEHNLDRETEDFELEVSSAGLDQPLRVIKQYIKNIGREVKVVLIEGNKVLEGELIQADEKGIVLKTASKELVEGKKKKELVVREIELPFDKIRETKIIISFNKK, encoded by the coding sequence ATGTTGGAAAAAAAGAAAATAGAAACATTGGCGTTAGAGCGTATGAATGAGTTAGATACTGACTTATTTATCGTAAGTCTATCCCTATCAGCAAGTAACGCAATTCATTTAGAAATTGATAAAATGAATGGACAAGTTACTATTGATGATTGTGTATCTGTTTCTCGCAATATCGAGCATAATTTAGATCGTGAGACAGAAGACTTTGAATTAGAAGTTTCATCTGCTGGATTAGATCAGCCTTTACGTGTTATCAAACAATATATAAAAAATATTGGCCGAGAAGTAAAGGTAGTACTTATAGAAGGAAATAAAGTACTAGAAGGAGAACTCATCCAGGCAGATGAAAAGGGAATTGTTCTCAAAACAGCTTCTAAGGAATTGGTTGAAGGAAAAAAGAAAAAGGAATTGGTTGTTCGTGAGATTGAGCTTCCATTTGACAAAATAAGAGAAACAAAAATTATAATTTCATTTAATAAAAAATAG
- a CDS encoding acyl carrier protein has protein sequence MSDIKSRVISIIIDKLGVEESEVTTEASFTNDLGADSLDTVELIMEFEKEFNIAIPDDQAENIQTVGQAISYIEQNAK, from the coding sequence ATGTCTGATATTAAATCAAGAGTTATATCAATTATTATTGATAAGTTAGGAGTAGAAGAGTCAGAAGTAACAACTGAAGCGTCTTTTACAAATGATCTAGGTGCAGATTCTTTGGATACTGTAGAACTAATCATGGAATTCGAAAAAGAATTCAATATTGCTATTCCAGATGATCAAGCTGAAAACATTCAAACAGTAGGTCAAGCAATTAGCTACATTGAACAAAACGCGAAGTAA
- a CDS encoding phosphatase PAP2 family protein, giving the protein MFSLNNTHTSSNLPNPYAVQPHKIVSTVFQAAVPVLGITYGVIALNPSPLREWNFQTRERVLTRHTGFHTRVDDYIQYAPGVSVLALKLSGVKGEYPFWESVSTFAFNSVLLLGATQITKYTVKEMRPDNSSRNSFPSGHTATSFAFAEWLRTEYWQTSPWIGVSGYLVASTVGVLRVFNNRHWVSDVVCGAAIGFLCTRIAYWLKPYVIDPMFRGKKKGVDLDTPPIIYEHSF; this is encoded by the coding sequence ATGTTTTCGTTAAACAATACTCATACATCCTCTAATCTTCCTAATCCTTATGCTGTGCAGCCACACAAGATAGTTTCTACTGTTTTTCAGGCAGCAGTGCCTGTTTTAGGAATCACTTATGGTGTTATAGCATTGAATCCAAGTCCGTTAAGAGAATGGAATTTCCAAACACGAGAAAGAGTGCTTACACGACATACCGGTTTTCATACGCGTGTGGATGATTATATTCAATACGCACCTGGAGTATCTGTCCTAGCATTAAAATTGTCGGGGGTAAAAGGAGAGTATCCCTTTTGGGAAAGCGTTTCTACCTTTGCATTTAATTCGGTTTTACTATTAGGGGCAACTCAAATAACAAAATACACTGTGAAAGAGATGCGCCCGGATAATTCTTCTCGTAATTCGTTTCCATCTGGGCATACAGCTACTTCTTTTGCTTTTGCTGAATGGCTACGTACTGAATATTGGCAAACTTCTCCATGGATTGGCGTTTCAGGATATTTAGTGGCTAGTACCGTTGGGGTATTACGTGTATTTAATAATCGTCATTGGGTATCTGACGTGGTTTGTGGAGCAGCCATTGGTTTCTTATGTACAAGAATTGCCTATTGGTTAAAACCGTATGTGATTGACCCTATGTTTAGGGGAAAGAAAAAGGGGGTGGATTTAGATACACCACCTATTATTTATGAGCATTCTTTTTAA
- the fabF gene encoding beta-ketoacyl-ACP synthase II: MELKRVVVTGLGALTPIGNNIEEFWKGLLSGKSGAATIKQFDASKFRTQFACEVKNFNVEDFIDKKQARKLDPFAQYAMVSAMEAMADSKLMESDPDCNRIGVIWGSGIGGLHTFQEEYDEFIKGDGTPKFNPFFIPKMIADIAAGHISIEFGLRGPNYVTVSACASSSNAIIDAYNTIRLGMADAVVTGGSEAAVTIMGVGGFTGMRALSMRNDSPETASRPFDKDRDGFVLGEGAGALILEEYEHAVKRGAKIYAEVAGGGMSSDAYHITAPHPEGIGASNVMINALKDANLQPEDIDYVNVHGTSTPLGDIAETIAIKKVFGEHAYKLNISSTKSMTGHLLGAAGAIEAIACILAIDNSIVPPTINHFTDDPEIDNKLNFTFNKAQERIVNVALCNTFGFGGHNTSTIFKKLK; this comes from the coding sequence ATGGAATTAAAACGAGTTGTTGTAACAGGACTTGGTGCCCTCACTCCCATTGGAAATAACATTGAGGAATTTTGGAAAGGATTACTTTCTGGAAAAAGTGGTGCCGCCACTATTAAACAATTTGATGCATCTAAATTTAGAACACAATTTGCTTGTGAAGTTAAGAATTTCAATGTAGAAGATTTCATTGATAAGAAACAAGCTAGGAAATTAGATCCCTTTGCACAATACGCCATGGTTTCCGCAATGGAAGCCATGGCTGATTCTAAATTAATGGAATCTGATCCTGACTGCAACCGCATTGGAGTAATCTGGGGGTCAGGAATCGGAGGGTTACATACCTTCCAAGAAGAGTACGATGAATTTATCAAAGGAGATGGAACGCCAAAGTTCAACCCTTTCTTTATTCCAAAAATGATTGCAGATATTGCCGCAGGTCATATCTCAATTGAATTTGGGTTAAGGGGACCAAACTATGTGACTGTTTCTGCTTGTGCTTCCTCTTCCAATGCTATTATTGACGCTTACAATACAATTCGTTTAGGTATGGCTGATGCTGTTGTGACGGGAGGATCTGAAGCTGCAGTAACAATTATGGGGGTTGGTGGTTTTACAGGAATGCGTGCACTATCCATGCGAAATGATTCTCCGGAAACTGCTTCTCGTCCATTTGATAAGGATAGAGATGGTTTTGTTTTAGGAGAAGGTGCTGGTGCGCTTATTCTTGAAGAATATGAGCACGCTGTAAAAAGAGGAGCTAAAATTTATGCAGAAGTTGCAGGTGGTGGTATGTCAAGTGATGCTTACCATATTACTGCACCTCATCCAGAAGGAATTGGGGCTAGCAACGTAATGATTAATGCATTAAAAGATGCTAATCTTCAACCAGAGGACATTGATTATGTAAATGTTCATGGTACTTCAACTCCACTTGGAGATATCGCTGAAACTATAGCTATCAAAAAGGTGTTTGGAGAACATGCTTATAAATTAAATATCTCCTCTACCAAATCTATGACAGGTCACTTATTAGGTGCAGCAGGTGCTATAGAAGCAATTGCGTGTATCCTTGCAATTGACAATAGCATAGTTCCCCCAACCATTAATCACTTTACCGACGATCCTGAAATCGATAACAAACTCAATTTTACGTTTAATAAAGCACAAGAGCGAATTGTCAATGTGGCACTATGTAACACTTTCGGATTCGGAGGACATAATACCTCAACCATATTTAAAAAGTTAAAGTAG
- a CDS encoding FTR1 family protein — MVKRFVILVILLQVISIQNIFSQGDEKNAETVIHLLSYISIDYTGAVQNGEVINQLEYIEQQEFSQQALSFTQKSSFLKEPIKSQVTTKIQQLIQLINEKADNAKIVKIINEINSSIIETTGIQTAPKSWPSLTNGKKLYDQTCASCHGLKGKGDGEMGKSLDPSPSDFTDHEAMSQFSPFQALNTIRLGLPGTGMQAYSFYNESDLWDLAFFVKSLSYSAYDTTLLRKEFNEIAKHIDISQIANLNDEELIEQIQKISTKNIELKLQALRILTPSSTSKENSIPIAVKGLKDALESYKKGNKGLARTHAITAYLEGVEPIESQLKIINPDFVGEIEAKMFNVRSAIVKNVSVDELEASVDEAIEALNKADKLLKGQSLNYWLTFILAASIMLREGLEAFLILAVILALIRSLDVKKALPWVHGGWILAVLLGIVGWYLSDLIIQFGGKNREIMEGLVSILAVIILMFVGFWLHTHTTAKKWQEFVQNKIGVHLKSDRMYGLAAFSFMIVFREVFEVILFLQAINLEAGPENKSALGLGVIAASIVIALIAYLFLKSTKKLPIRQLFQYSSWFIVILAVILLGKGVHSLQESGWISVTPVSIFPRIDWLGFYASIETIISQLGLILIILTTFFISKRKNKEV, encoded by the coding sequence ATGGTGAAAAGATTTGTTATATTAGTTATTTTACTTCAAGTTATTTCCATTCAGAATATCTTTTCACAAGGAGATGAAAAAAATGCAGAAACCGTTATTCACCTTCTAAGCTATATCTCTATTGATTATACAGGAGCTGTTCAAAATGGGGAAGTTATTAATCAGTTAGAATACATAGAACAGCAAGAGTTTTCGCAACAAGCCCTAAGTTTTACACAAAAATCATCTTTTTTAAAAGAACCAATTAAAAGTCAAGTAACAACAAAGATACAGCAACTTATCCAACTCATAAATGAGAAAGCAGATAATGCCAAGATTGTAAAAATAATCAATGAAATTAATAGTAGTATTATTGAAACTACTGGGATTCAGACAGCACCTAAATCATGGCCATCACTAACAAATGGCAAAAAATTGTATGATCAAACTTGTGCTTCTTGTCATGGCCTAAAAGGAAAAGGAGACGGTGAAATGGGTAAATCATTGGATCCAAGTCCAAGCGATTTTACGGATCATGAAGCTATGAGTCAATTCTCCCCCTTCCAAGCTCTCAACACTATACGTTTAGGTCTTCCTGGAACTGGAATGCAGGCTTATTCCTTTTATAATGAGAGTGATCTATGGGATTTAGCATTTTTCGTAAAATCATTATCATATTCAGCTTATGACACCACACTATTACGTAAGGAATTTAATGAAATAGCAAAGCATATTGATATAAGCCAAATTGCCAACTTAAACGATGAGGAATTAATAGAACAGATTCAGAAGATATCGACTAAAAATATTGAACTTAAATTGCAGGCACTACGCATATTAACTCCTTCATCAACTAGCAAAGAGAATAGCATTCCAATTGCCGTGAAAGGGTTAAAAGACGCGTTAGAAAGTTATAAGAAAGGAAATAAGGGTCTGGCTCGTACTCACGCCATTACTGCTTATCTAGAAGGTGTTGAACCTATCGAATCTCAACTAAAAATTATCAATCCAGATTTTGTAGGAGAGATTGAAGCAAAAATGTTTAATGTTCGAAGTGCTATAGTTAAGAATGTGTCGGTAGATGAATTAGAGGCAAGTGTTGATGAAGCTATCGAAGCCTTAAATAAAGCAGACAAACTTCTTAAAGGTCAGTCCTTAAATTATTGGTTAACATTTATTTTAGCTGCTTCCATCATGCTACGTGAAGGATTAGAAGCTTTCTTGATTTTAGCTGTTATCTTGGCTTTAATTCGTTCATTAGATGTTAAAAAGGCATTGCCATGGGTACATGGTGGATGGATATTAGCCGTATTGTTAGGTATTGTAGGTTGGTATCTTTCAGATTTAATTATCCAATTTGGTGGTAAAAACAGAGAAATCATGGAAGGACTTGTTTCTATATTAGCTGTGATTATACTCATGTTTGTTGGTTTTTGGCTACATACACATACAACTGCAAAGAAATGGCAAGAATTTGTACAAAACAAGATAGGTGTTCACCTTAAGAGTGATAGAATGTATGGGTTAGCGGCCTTTTCATTTATGATTGTATTCCGTGAAGTTTTTGAAGTCATTCTCTTTTTACAAGCTATTAATTTAGAGGCTGGCCCTGAGAATAAATCAGCCCTTGGCTTAGGAGTTATTGCCGCATCAATTGTAATTGCATTAATAGCATATTTATTTCTAAAATCTACCAAGAAATTACCTATTCGTCAATTATTCCAATATTCATCTTGGTTCATTGTTATTTTAGCAGTTATTTTACTTGGAAAAGGAGTTCATTCACTACAAGAAAGTGGTTGGATTTCTGTTACCCCTGTATCTATCTTTCCTCGTATTGATTGGCTAGGGTTTTATGCTTCTATTGAGACTATAATCAGTCAACTTGGTTTAATACTCATCATTTTAACCACTTTCTTTATAAGTAAAAGAAAGAATAAAGAAGTTTAA